The following coding sequences are from one Geothrix sp. window:
- a CDS encoding adenylate kinase — MTLTAHILLGAPGSGKGTQAKRLVETFSLTHLSTGDILRDAVSKGTEIGLRAKAIMAEGKLVDDDTVNGLVFARLLDETSDVLFDGYPRTLQQAQALEDFLSSKGMKVGHVVLVDVPQEVLEARVVGRRVCSSNACGAIYHLESKPPKQAGVCDVCGSPLKHRSDDTSEAFQSRMGEFNSTFQPLLGFYKHRPNFRSVDGNRPPELVFESLRHVFGEHA, encoded by the coding sequence ATGACCCTGACGGCCCACATCCTCCTCGGGGCCCCGGGCTCCGGGAAGGGCACCCAGGCCAAGCGCCTGGTGGAAACATTCTCTTTGACTCACCTGTCAACCGGTGACATTCTGAGAGATGCCGTCTCGAAAGGGACGGAGATCGGCCTGAGGGCGAAAGCCATCATGGCCGAGGGAAAACTGGTGGACGACGACACCGTCAACGGACTTGTCTTTGCGCGGCTGCTGGACGAGACCTCTGACGTGCTGTTCGACGGCTACCCACGCACCCTTCAGCAAGCTCAAGCCCTGGAAGACTTCCTCTCCTCCAAGGGCATGAAGGTCGGGCACGTGGTTCTGGTCGATGTCCCCCAGGAGGTGCTGGAAGCCCGCGTGGTGGGCCGACGCGTCTGCAGCAGCAATGCCTGCGGCGCCATCTACCACCTGGAATCCAAGCCCCCCAAGCAAGCCGGTGTCTGCGATGTGTGCGGAAGTCCCCTGAAGCACCGCTCTGACGACACCTCTGAGGCCTTCCAGAGCCGGATGGGCGAGTTCAACTCGACCTTCCAGCCCCTCCTGGGCTTCTACAAGCATCGGCCGAACTTCCGGAGCGTGGATGGCAATCGCCCACCGGAGCTGGTGTTTGAATCGCTGCGTCACGTCTTCGGAGAACACGCTTGA
- the rpsM gene encoding 30S ribosomal protein S13, producing MARISGIDLPIGKRIEIALTYIFGIGRAKAHSILTRAKVDFGTKVRDLTEDEVGRIRRVITSEETVEGDLRKNISLDIKRLMDIGCYRGLRHRKGLPVRGQRTHTNARTRKGKRRTVAGKKK from the coding sequence ATGGCACGCATCTCAGGCATTGATCTGCCCATCGGCAAGCGCATCGAGATCGCGCTCACCTACATTTTCGGCATCGGGCGCGCCAAGGCGCACAGCATCCTGACCCGCGCGAAGGTCGATTTCGGCACCAAGGTGCGCGATCTGACCGAAGACGAGGTCGGCCGCATCCGCCGCGTGATCACCTCCGAAGAGACGGTTGAGGGTGACCTCCGTAAGAACATCTCTCTGGACATCAAGCGGCTTATGGATATCGGCTGCTACCGCGGCCTGCGCCACCGGAAGGGTCTCCCCGTCCGTGGCCAGCGCACGCACACCAACGCCCGCACCCGCAAGGGCAAGCGACGCACCGTAGCCGGCAAGAAGAAGTAA
- the rpsK gene encoding 30S ribosomal protein S11: MAKTQTRTAGKKVVKKKEKKNVPHGVAHVQASFNNTIISISDPMGNMLCWASSGNQNFRGTRKGTPFAAQVAAGVAAEAAKEQGVRSVDVRVKGPGAGRESAIRALNAAGIQVTSIRDVTPIPHNGCRPPKRRRV; the protein is encoded by the coding sequence ATGGCCAAGACTCAGACCCGGACCGCCGGTAAAAAGGTGGTCAAGAAGAAGGAAAAGAAGAACGTCCCCCACGGCGTGGCTCACGTCCAGGCGTCCTTCAACAACACGATCATCTCCATCTCTGATCCGATGGGGAACATGCTCTGCTGGGCCTCCAGCGGCAACCAGAACTTCCGTGGCACCCGCAAGGGCACGCCGTTCGCCGCTCAGGTGGCCGCCGGCGTTGCTGCCGAAGCCGCCAAGGAGCAGGGCGTTCGTTCCGTGGACGTTCGCGTCAAGGGCCCCGGGGCCGGTCGTGAGAGCGCCATCCGCGCCCTCAACGCCGCCGGCATCCAGGTGACCAGCATCCGCGACGTCACCCCCATCCCCCACAACGGCTGCCGGCCGCCCAAGCGGCGCCGGGTTTAA
- the rpsD gene encoding 30S ribosomal protein S4, giving the protein MARYTDAVCRLCRREGMKLYLKGERCFKEKCSFETRKGKIPGQHGAGKIKKPTGYALQLREKQKVKRIYGVLEKQFRHYFEKADAKKGVTGHNLLGFLECRLDNVIYRLGFASSRSAARQMVMHGHVLVNGKRVDIPSYQVKPGQAVELGTRAKENDGVKSSVETSAGRGIPKWLTLDAAAFKGQVLAAPTREDITLDINEQLIVELYSK; this is encoded by the coding sequence ATGGCACGTTACACAGACGCCGTTTGCCGCCTCTGCCGCCGCGAGGGCATGAAGCTTTACCTCAAGGGCGAGCGCTGCTTCAAGGAGAAGTGCTCGTTCGAGACCCGCAAGGGCAAGATCCCCGGCCAGCACGGCGCGGGAAAGATCAAGAAGCCCACCGGCTACGCCCTCCAGCTTCGCGAGAAGCAGAAGGTCAAGCGCATCTACGGTGTGCTCGAGAAGCAGTTCCGCCACTACTTCGAGAAGGCCGACGCCAAGAAGGGCGTCACCGGCCACAACCTGCTCGGTTTCCTCGAGTGCCGCCTGGACAACGTGATCTACCGCCTGGGCTTCGCGTCCAGCCGGTCCGCCGCGCGCCAGATGGTCATGCACGGTCACGTGCTGGTCAACGGCAAGCGGGTGGACATCCCCTCCTACCAGGTCAAGCCTGGCCAGGCGGTGGAACTGGGCACGCGTGCCAAGGAGAACGACGGCGTCAAGTCCTCCGTCGAGACCTCGGCCGGCCGTGGCATCCCCAAGTGGCTCACCCTGGACGCCGCCGCCTTCAAGGGTCAGGTGCTTGCCGCGCCGACCCGCGAGGACATCACCCTCGACATCAACGAGCAGCTGATCGTTGAGCTGTATTCCAAGTAA
- the infA gene encoding translation initiation factor IF-1: MSKEEAIELEATVVEALPNAVFRVELENKHQVLAHISGKMRKNFIRILPGDRVLVEVTPYDLTRGRIIYRFK, from the coding sequence TTGAGCAAAGAAGAAGCCATTGAGCTGGAAGCCACAGTGGTCGAGGCCTTGCCCAACGCAGTCTTCCGGGTCGAACTGGAGAACAAACACCAGGTGCTGGCGCACATCAGCGGAAAGATGCGCAAGAACTTCATCCGCATCCTTCCCGGTGACCGGGTTCTCGTCGAGGTGACCCCTTACGACCTCACCCGTGGCCGCATCATCTACCGATTCAAGTAA
- the rpmJ gene encoding 50S ribosomal protein L36, translating to MKVRPSIKKLCEHCKVVRREGINRIICKKNPKHKQRQG from the coding sequence ATGAAAGTACGGCCCTCCATCAAGAAGCTGTGCGAGCACTGCAAAGTGGTCCGGCGCGAAGGCATCAACCGGATCATCTGCAAGAAGAACCCCAAGCACAAGCAGCGTCAGGGTTAA